From a region of the Rhipicephalus microplus isolate Deutch F79 chromosome X, USDA_Rmic, whole genome shotgun sequence genome:
- the LOC142777136 gene encoding uncharacterized protein LOC142777136 yields the protein MNASLDHSRFSPQCASRQIQCSGGHVGGYLCDGSTHGEVGGHLFTACQCRAAAAVFVGTVIAVFLVCLPELVMDELPECRTRPHLAAASLSGGDRYHRSVGNIFHLVSARAAFLLPLRGGRRMLLAVGIGPLVVARLTVELTFAGEQAMLHRLRILFFLTLKQLLDVLFGATSNNIRVPVLFLVGFFHFHWSRQPPAFDLETAAARQESPVLRSPEDITASISGPTIAWAVARKSLHGLPCGPL from the coding sequence ATGAACGCCAGTCTCGACCACAGTCGTTTCAGCCCACAGTGCGCTAGTCGACAGATTCAGTGCAGCGGCGGGCACGTCGGAGGTTATCTGTGCGACGGCAGCACCCACGGAGAGGTCGGTGGACACTTGTTCACAGCTTGCCAGTGCCGTGCTGCTGCTGCCGTCTTTGTTGGCACCGTCATTGCTGTCTTCCTGGTATGTCTACCAGAGTTAGTCATGGATGAGCTGCCGGAATGCCGCACCCGTCCTCACCTCGCTGCTGCATCTCTCAGTGGTGGTGACCGCTATCaccgaagcgttggaaacatcttTCATCTTGTTTCAGCTCGTGCTGCTTTTTTATTACCACTGAGAGGCGGCCGCCGAATGCTGCTCGCTGTCGGAATCGGACCTCTTGTGGTAGCTCGTCTGACAGTAGAACTGACATTTGCCGGAGAGCAAGCGATGCTTCACCGCCTGCGCATCCTCTTCTTCCTTACTCTGAAACAGCTGTTGGACGTTCTCTTTGGTGCCACAAGCAACAATATCCGGGTCCCTGTACTCTTCCTTGTGGGCTTCTTTCATTTTCACTGGAGTCGGCAGCCTCCTGCCTTTGACCTGGAAACTGCCGCAGCACGTCAAGAGTCACCCGTCTTGCGGTCTCCCGAGGACATCACAGCCTCCATCTCTGGTCCCACAATAGCTTGGGCGGTCGCCAGGAAAAGTCTTCACGGATTGCCATGCGGCCCACTTTGA